The Sebastes umbrosus isolate fSebUmb1 chromosome 4, fSebUmb1.pri, whole genome shotgun sequence genomic sequence CAACAAAtccaaaacaagaaaacatcaGTGAATGTCAGAAACTTTGTGAAAACTGCATGAGGGTTTTAAGAAGAAATTTCTTCTCAACAACGGTTGTGGAAAGAGGCTCATTGTTTTCTGATGATTTAAGTCTTGCAGTAATGcagttattaaaataaattcaacTACATTAGATAATATCAATCAGTGCTGTATAGTCTGTGTGTAGTAGTTGTAAGTAGCAATGTGAGAgatcaaagaaaaacatttacaaaaaaaatcaaaaaaaaatcattgatcAGAATCTGATGAATCAACAATGTATTCACCCTAAACCACCAATAATATACATTCATTACATTAAATGATGGAGAATATTTCTGTAGAATATCAAATGGTTGTTCTACtcagtgtgattgacaggagagATGATGAGAGGGGCAGAGTTTTTACCACCATCGTTAAGACTGGGACTAAAGTATGGGTGGAGTTTCTCAGTGAAGGAGCAGCCAGTAAAGGAGTagataagagctgcagcatcaaCATCATAAAAGGAGACCAGACCCTCCTCATAATCCACAAAGACCCCCACCTTCTCAGGCTGAGACTccagagagagacggactaGAGGGTCAGTAAGAGCTTTGTACTCATTTTTACTCCTCAACCATATTGTCCAGTAACCATCCTGAGGAGTCAGTGTGAATAATCCCTTCCTGTTGATCGACTCTCTGGCCACTCCTAAATCCCACTTAGTCTTCCCTTTAACCTGAACCTCGTAGTAAAACCTTCCTGAAGAGAAACTCTGCTTTGCTAAGACACAAGCACCTCTATCAAATCTCTCTGGGTTGTCTGGGAGATTCTTCTTTACATCACCACAGTTTACTTGTTTTCCatcatcagacaggatgagtttgGGATGTGCTGTATCAGGATCAAGTGTCACATCCACTGCAGACTGCTGGACCCTCTTCAGCTTCGCCTCAGCGAGCAACTTCTTCATCTGTTTACTGAGTGTCTCCTCCAGCTGATTCACAGCTCTCCTCACAGTCCCCTCATATGAAGGTCGATGGATGCTGACTTCTGTCCAGTCCTTGGTGGGTGGAGCAGCATTCAGGGATGTGAAGctttggaggaggtggaggtggtctTCAGAGTGTGAGAGCTGCACCACCTCAGTGCTTCTCTTCTTCAGCTCAGAGATTTCCTGTTCCAGCTCTTTAATGAAGCCTTCagcctgtttctctgtctttctctgcttctctttgatcGTGTCGATGAGCTCGGCCTGGCTTCTCTCAACAGACTCCTTCAGagcggtgaagacctgaacaccatctgctatctctctgtctaCATCTTCCTTACTGAGCCCCACTGAGTGTTTCATCTCCTGAATCTTCAGTTGTCTCTTCTGGATCATCTGCTGAatttcagcctctgtcttcCCCAGCTCGGCCTTCTTTCCTTCATATTCTTCTTTCAGAGGAACAACATCATGTGTCTTGTGGTCTAAAACAGTGcagagcatgcagacacacatctgGTCGGTCTTACAGAACAGCTCCAGCAGTTTATCGTGCTTCGTACACATCCTGCCTTCCAGGTTCTCCACAGGGTCGATCAGCTGATGTCTTTTTAGACCTGAAGTTGTCAGATGAGGCTCCAGGTGAGTCTCACAGTAGGAGTccagacacaccaggcaggacttcagggccttcagtttggttccagtgcagacgtcacagggaacttctcctggtttgggagcttgttgctctgagctgctgctgctggctttctGTTGAGCTGACTGTCTGAAATGAGCAGCCATCTCAGAGATGAAAGTATTGACCTGCAGCTCAGGTCTAGAGTAGAAGATCTCCTGACAGTTGGGACACTGAAACGGGACCTTAACATCCCAGTGTTGAGTGATGCAGGTTTTACAGAAGTTGTGTCCACATGGTGTGCTGACTGGATCagtgaacacatccagacagatggagcacagGAACTGATCTTCAGTCAGCAAACAGCTGGCAGCAGACATATCTACACTCtgaggacaaaaaacaaaactgtaatcACATGTCTTTCgattatttgtttaataaaaacaaacacacacagtcagttgGGCTGGTAGTTTGCTTTTATCCCCGACGAGTGAAGGAGCGTCGGAGGGCCAAGGTTTAAGAGTCAAGCTTTGCTTTTAAAAGTAATGGTTGGAAAAGGTCAgcctttaacttttattttctccAATGCTACCTCCCTTTAGtgaaaatataatgtaatatcatTATTTATGGTGGAGGGAGCATCATGGCTATTAGCTGCTTGTTAGTTATTCAAATAAtggtcaaaataataataaactacaatAAACTGATCTGATGTTTTAAGTATTGCAGTGATAACGCCCCAAGCCTTTTGGTTCTTGTTAATATCATAATTTAAACCTGTAAAATCATgatataattacattttaaaccacaaaaaaacacaatgtgatCCCTCCATTACTGCCACATCAcacattaaataatataatactactACCCTGCTGCTTGTtatcaaagtgaaaatatttaaaaacatttttaatatttaacttaacacatttattacaatttactGTGACATATTTATCCagtaatttactttattatttgttttattgacgcGTCTGAGGGAGCAgagcaaaataaaaatcaccTTCTCTGTCTAAAGAGCGTTAGAGTCAGAGTCAGCTtggacaaagaggaggaagaggaggatcagagagagaggatgaagataCAGAGAGCAGAGAATTGGACACATTCAATGTGCAGAAGAAAAGATGGAAGCTACTGCTCTGGACTGCaggacattatatatatataatatcatttcTCTCCACAACCCCCACGGCCACGATGGACCTCAGTGAAACATTTGCCCTGAGGGGAACTTCCTGTCTGAGTAGAGCTGAGGTTTGGActtcagacaggaaacaggtcTGTGAATTAGCTCAAACTAATGCTAGCTGTGACTGTATtctgtctaaccttaactagccGGAGTTCAGTCACTGTGGTTTACCTCTGTTTAGTATTTCTGGCAACATTTCCAGGTTGTTTTGATCTATTCTTTAAACAGATGTAAAACAGTCAGATTCTGGTTTGAACTATATTTAGTTAGTGCATTTAGTCTCTGTAGGTCAGTGTACTCACCAGTGTTTGGCAGAGattctgctgtgttgttgataAAAAGCTGCTGGATTCAGTTGAATGTTTCtttagagagaaacagagagacttGTCTCGACTGCAGCTCTGCTGTCGCTCAGACAAGCTTTCACTTTCATACCAGGAAATGTGACGCAGAAGCTCTCCTCTTTCAGTGTTGCTCCACCTCTCAGTGGCCCGTCGCCAACAgggagtggtggaggaagtattcagaccctttactgaagtaaaagtactaataccacactgtggaaATACTCAACtgaagtcctgcattcaaaacccttactgaagtaaaagcatTTAAGTATTATCAGTCAAATGTACTTGAAGTACTTAAAGTTAAAGTATTGATtaagcagtaaaatgttccctgtcagtgttttactatcatatctgatgtttctggattaatattactgctgcattaatgtgtatgttgcattttaaatcctttatatactgttgggtagtttaatctacagcaatgcatcatggtctataagatcataTGTTTGTAAcatcgctgtcctgtgagaaccacatatctctgaaaaagtcagaaaaacagtctgttttcagctttgtgacgatgtattttccagctgatccaagaggcttttctaaagagtttatttagcttaagaaagattttctcaacacataaaggaacacttcctccttcagtttatcacaaacattcaacatcaacacatctggagatacctggttttcactggacaggaaagggatgaaaaactgtaaactgaaaagtaactaaagctgtcagacaaagttaaaagtacagtatttacctctgagatgtagtagagtataaataTGAAGTAGTATGGAAATGCTCAAGAattgaggtacttctactttacttaagttcagtacttaagtaaatgttgaccaaaaaaaagacaaatccaGTGGaaactttctttgtttttattctgttgaGGATTTGTTCACTTTGTTCAGGTCATACAAACAGTCTGCAGAGAGGTGGacaatatgaaatgaaaatgcaacAGACGGTTGAGacaaaacatttcttttctCTGATGTGTAAAACCACTGCAGCTGAATGTTTTATGATCACATTTCATTGATTAATTTTGTACAAATATGAATCGAGAGTTAATCCTTTATTTACCCCTGAAAACAAACCAGACAGAGATCCCTTATGTGTACATTAATTTGAAATGGTAAAAACTAAAACCCTTAAAACACCTTATTTGAAAAAATActctcaataaaaaataataataaggtgTCGTGACTTTCCCCAGTAATTTGTGCCAATATGCAACacttattatatatacaatGATCACACAAATAAAAAGTTCTTAATTTGGCACTCAGACATTTAAGGATTGAGCAAATGCTTCTTGCATATGAGAAAAGTTGGGCCTCACTCACCAATATCTTTACgttttttcatatatttgttCTTAAAGGTCCTAAAAAAGTCTACGTTAGATTCATGACGTGTTCTTAGGCCCGATCTACATGAATACAGATATTGTTTTAAAGCTTATTCTTTATCAAGGAATTATAAattgtaaatataaattacTTAAAAGATTCTTCTTAAGAACGGTTGGTGAATGAGGCTCATTGTTTTCTGATGATTTAACAGTTTTGCAGTAATGCAGTTATTAGAATAAATCAGACTACATTAGATAATATCAATCAGTGCTGTAAAATTTGTGTGTTGTAGTAGTAAGTAGCATCAGGGAAAAACATtatagaaaaaaagcaaaaaactcTGATCAGAATCTGATGAATCAACAATGTATACACCCTAAAtctccaataatatatatacattcattACATTAAATGATAGAGAATATTTCTGTAGAAAATCAAATGGTTGTTCTACtcagtgtgattgacaggagagATGATCAGAGGGGCAGAGTTTTTACCACCATAGTTAGAACCGGGACTAAAGTATGGGtagagtttctcagtgaagcagcagccagtaaaggagtagataagagctgcagcatcaaCATCATAAAAGGAGACCAGACCCTTCTCATAATCCACAAACACCCCCACCTTCTCAGGCtgagacttcagagagagacataCTCTAGGGTCAGCAAAAGCGTAGTACTCATTTTCATTCCTCAACCCTATCGTCCAGCAACCATTCTGAGGAGACAGGGTGATTTCTCCCTTCCTGTTGATTAACTCTCTGGCCAATCCTAAATCCCAGCGAGTCTTCCCTTTAACCTGAACCTCGTAGTAAAATATTCCTGAAGAGAAACTCTGCTTTGCTAAGACATTAACCCAACGATCAAATCTCTCTGGGTTGTCTGGGAGATTCTTCTTTACATCACCATGTTTAACTTGTTTTCCatcatcagacaggatgaggtTGGGATGTGCTGTATCAGGATCAAGTGTCACATCCACTGCAGACTGCTGGACCCTCTTCAGCTCGGCCTCAAACAGCTTCTTCATCTGTTTACTGAACGTCTCCTCCAGCTGATTCACAGCTTTCACCACAATCCCCTCATATGAAGGTGGACGGACGCTGACTTCTGTCCAGTCCTTGGTGGGTGGAGCAGCGCTCAGGGCCGTGAAGctttggaggaggtggaggtggtctTCAGAGCGTGAGAGCTGCACCACCTCAGTGCTTCTCTTCTTCAGCTCAGAGATTTCCTGTTCCAGCTCTTTGATGAAGCCTTCagcctgtttctctgtctttctctgcttctcttgGATCGTGTCGATGAGCTCGGCCTGGCTTCTCTCAACAGACTCCTTCAGAGCGGTGAAGACCTGAATACCATCTGCTATTtctctgtctgcatcttccTTACTGAGCCCCACTGAGTGTTTCATCTCCTGAATCTTCAGTTGTCTCTTCTGGATCATCTGCTGAatttcagcctctgtcttcCCCAGCTCGGCCTTCTTTCCTTCATATTCTTCTTTCAGAGGAACAACATCATGTGTCTTGTGGTCTAAAACAGTGcagagcatgcagacacacatctgGTCGGTCTTACAGAACAGCTCCAGCAGTTTATCGTGATTCGTACACATCCTGCCTTCCAGGTTCTCCACAGGGTCGTTCAGCTGATGTCTTTTCAGGCCTGGCCTTGTCAGATGAGGCTCCAGGTGAGTCTCACAGTAGGAGAccagacacaccaggcaggacttcagggccttcagtttggttccagtgcagacgtcacagggaacttctcctggtttggcagcttgttgctctgagctgctgctgctggctttctGTTGAGCCGACTGTCTGAACTGAGCAGCCATCTCAGAGATGAAAGTATTGACCTGCAGCTCAGGTTTAGTGTAGAAGATCTTCTGACAGTTGGGACACTGAAACAGGACATTAACATCCCAGTGTTTAGTGATGCAGGTTTTACAGAAGTTGTGTCCACATGGTGTGCTGACTGGATCAGTGAACACTTTcagacagatggagcacagAAACTGATCTTCAGTTAGCAGACAGCTGGCAGCAGACATATCTACACTCtgaggacaaaaaacaaaactgtaattacatttctttcgattatttgtttaataaaaacaaacacacatattaaaTTGGCTGGTAGTttaataataaaactacaataaaCTGATCTGATGTCTTAAGCATTGCAGTGATCACATCCCAAGCCCTCTGGTTTTGTAAATATCATAatttaaatctgtaaaataataatagaattcaattttaaaccacaaaaaacaaaatgtgatccCTCCAATACTGCCACATAACGCATTAAATAATATAGTACTACTGCTACCCTGCTGCTTATATTGttattgagtcaaaataaaaacaaaattaataaatctatTACAATTTACTCTGACATATTTATTcagaaatttattttattaattgttttattgaaGCGTCTGAGGGAGCAGAGCAGAATAAAAATCTCCTTCTCTGTCTAAAGAGCGTTAGAGTCAGAGAGTCAGCTtggacaaagaggaggaagaggaggatcagagagagaggatgaagataCAGAGAGCAGAGAATCAGACACATTCGATGTGCAGAAGAAAAGATGGAAGCTACTGCTCTGGACTGCaggacattatatatataatatcatttcTCTCCACAACCCCCACGGCCACCGATGGACCTCAGTGAAACATTTGCCCTGAGGGGAACTTCCTGTCTGAGTAGAGCTGAGGTTTGGagttcagacaggaaacaggtcTGTGAATTAGCTCAAACTAATGCTAGCTGTGACTGTATtctgtctaaccttaactagccGGAGTTCAGTCACTGTGGTTTACCTCTGTTTAGTATTTCTGGCAACATTTCCAGGTTGTTTTGATCTATTCTTTAAACAGATGTAAAACAGTCAGATTCTGGTTTGAACTATATTTAGTTAGTGCATTTAGTCTCTGTAGGTCAGTGTACTCACCAGTGTTTGGCAGAGattctgctgtgttgttgataAAAAGCTGCTGGATTCAGTTGAATGTTTCtttagagagaaacagagagactcGTCTCGACTGCAGCTCTGCTGTCGCTCAGacaaactttcactttcataCCAGGAAATGTGACGCTGAAGCTCTCCTCTTTCAGTGTTGCTCCACCTCTCAGTGGCCCGTCGCCAACAGGGAGttgtggaggaagtattcagaccctttactgaagtaaaagtactaataccacactgtgaaaatattctactaaagtcctgcattcaaaaccctTATTGAAGTAAAAGCATTTAAGTATTATCAGTCAAATGTACTATaaatacttaaagtaaaagtattcactGAGCAGTAAactgttccctgtcagtgttttactatcaTATCTGATGTtcctggattaatattactgctgcattaatgtgtatgttgcattttaactcctttatatactgtagggtagtttaatctacagcaatgcatcatgctCAATAAGATAATCATGATTTTGTAGtgtcgctgtcctgtgagaaccacatatctctaaaatgtcagaaaaaacagcctgttttcagctttttgagaatgcattttccagctgatccaagaggctttgTAAAGACTTTATTTAGCTTTAGAAggattttctcaacacataaaggaacacttcatccttcagtttatcacaaacattcaacattaacacatctggagatacctggttttcactggacaggaaggggatgaatagctgtaatctgaaaagtaactaaagctgtcagacaaatgtagtggagtaaaaagtacaatatttacctctgagatgtagcggAGTAGAAGTAGCATTaagtggaaatactcaagtattttgaggtacttttactttacttaagttcagtacttgagtaaatgttgataaaaaagacaaatccaGTGGaaactttctctgtttttattccGTTGAGGATTTGTTCACTTTGTTCAGGTTATACAAACAGTCTGCAGAGAGGTGGacaatatgaaatgaaaa encodes the following:
- the LOC119486797 gene encoding LOW QUALITY PROTEIN: E3 ubiquitin-protein ligase TRIM21-like (The sequence of the model RefSeq protein was modified relative to this genomic sequence to represent the inferred CDS: deleted 2 bases in 1 codon): MKVKACLSDSSCSRDKSLCFSLKKHSTESSSFLSTTQQNLCQTLSVDMSAASCLLTEDQFLCSICLDVFTDPVSTPCGHNFCKTCITQHWDVKVPFQCPNCQEIFYSRPELQVNTFISEMAAHFRQSAQQKASSSSSEQQAPKPGEVPCDVCTGTKLKALKSCLVCLDSYCETHLEPHLTTSGLKRHQLIDPVENLEGRMCTKHDKLLELFCKTDQMCVCMLCTVLDHKTHDVVPLKEEYEGKKAELGKTEAEIQQMIQKRQLKIQEMKHSVGLSKEDVDREIADGVQVFTALKESVERSQAELIDTIKEKQRKTEKQAEGFIKELEQEISELKKRSTEVVQLSHSEDHLHLLQSFTSLNAAPPTKDWTEVSIHRPSYEGTVRRAVNQLEETLSKQMKKLLAEAKLKRVQQSAVDVTLDPDTAHPKLILSDDGKQVNCGDVKKNLPDNPERFDRGACVLAKQSFSSGRFYYEVQVKGKTKWDLGVARESINRKGLFTLTPQDGYWTIWLRSKNEYKALTDPLVRLSLESQPEKVGVFVDYEEGLVSFYDVDAAALIYSFTGCSFTEKLHPYFSPSLNDGGKNSAPLIISPVNHTE
- the LOC119486798 gene encoding LOW QUALITY PROTEIN: E3 ubiquitin-protein ligase TRIM21-like (The sequence of the model RefSeq protein was modified relative to this genomic sequence to represent the inferred CDS: deleted 2 bases in 1 codon), with product MKVKVCLSDSSCSRDESLCFSLKKHSTESSSFLSTTQQNLCQTLSVDMSAASCLLTEDQFLCSICLKVFTDPVSTPCGHNFCKTCITKHWDVNVLFQCPNCQKIFYTKPELQVNTFISEMAAQFRQSAQQKASSSSSEQQAAKPGEVPCDVCTGTKLKALKSCLVCLVSYCETHLEPHLTRPGLKRHQLNDPVENLEGRMCTNHDKLLELFCKTDQMCVCMLCTVLDHKTHDVVPLKEEYEGKKAELGKTEAEIQQMIQKRQLKIQEMKHSVGLSKEDADREIADGIQVFTALKESVERSQAELIDTIQEKQRKTEKQAEGFIKELEQEISELKKRSTEVVQLSRSEDHLHLLQSFTALSAAPPTKDWTEVSVRPPSYEGIVVKAVNQLEETFSKQMKKLFEAELKRVQQSAVDVTLDPDTAHPNLILSDDGKQVKHGDVKKNLPDNPERFDRWVNVLAKQSFSSGIFYYEVQVKGKTRWDLGLARELINRKGEITLSPQNGCWTIGLRNENEYYAFADPRVCLSLKSQPEKVGVFVDYEKGLVSFYDVDAAALIYSFTGCCFTEKLYPYFSPGSNYGGKNSAPLIISPVNHTE